The Natronogracilivirga saccharolytica genome includes a window with the following:
- the secY gene encoding preprotein translocase subunit SecY: protein MSLIQNFQNIFKIEELRKRIFYVIGILLIYRLGTYITMPGVDASQLTATTGAATDLLGLFDLFVGGAFARAGVFALGIMPYITAAIIIQLMGAVVPYFQKLQREGEEGRRKINQLTRYGTVLITLVQSIGFSINLMNTSPEAIVVSNTAFIITGMIVLTAGTVFVMWLGERITERGIGNGISLLIMIGIIAALPTSLLNEIQTKDNIIIVLFELGVLVLVVSSVVLLTQGQRRIPVQYAKRVVGRKVYGGTTQYLPLRVNAAGVMPIIFAQSIMFIPSTVGTFFPGNETVQMLTAWSSDFTGVAYSIIFAIIVVFFTFFYTAIVINPKQMADTMKQQGGFIPGVRPGKQTVEFIDNILSRITLPGSIFIAIVAILPAVAANFGVTPGFAMFYGGTSLLIIVSVSLDTLQQIESHLMMRHYDGFMKTGRIRGRRR, encoded by the coding sequence ATGAGTTTGATTCAAAATTTCCAGAATATTTTCAAAATTGAGGAGCTTCGCAAAAGAATCTTCTATGTTATAGGGATTCTTCTCATATACCGGCTTGGGACATATATCACCATGCCGGGCGTCGATGCTTCCCAGTTAACGGCAACTACAGGCGCTGCGACAGACCTGCTCGGGTTATTTGACCTGTTCGTAGGAGGTGCATTTGCAAGAGCCGGAGTCTTTGCCCTGGGCATCATGCCCTATATTACGGCTGCAATTATCATCCAGCTTATGGGTGCCGTTGTTCCCTACTTTCAGAAACTTCAGCGTGAAGGGGAAGAAGGGCGGAGGAAAATCAATCAGCTTACCCGATATGGTACCGTGCTGATTACACTGGTACAGTCCATCGGATTCTCAATTAATTTGATGAATACCTCTCCGGAAGCTATTGTCGTCAGTAATACCGCATTTATCATAACCGGTATGATTGTACTCACGGCCGGTACTGTATTTGTCATGTGGCTTGGTGAGAGAATTACCGAAAGAGGCATAGGAAACGGAATTTCGCTTCTTATTATGATAGGTATCATCGCCGCGCTTCCGACCAGCCTTCTGAATGAGATACAGACCAAAGACAATATCATCATCGTACTGTTTGAACTTGGTGTTCTTGTGCTCGTTGTCTCCTCAGTTGTACTGCTGACACAGGGACAGCGCAGAATTCCGGTCCAGTATGCAAAAAGAGTGGTCGGAAGAAAAGTCTATGGCGGTACCACGCAGTATCTGCCTCTGAGAGTAAATGCGGCGGGAGTTATGCCGATCATTTTTGCCCAGTCAATCATGTTCATTCCCAGCACGGTAGGGACCTTTTTCCCGGGCAATGAGACGGTACAAATGCTGACGGCATGGTCAAGTGATTTCACCGGTGTTGCCTATTCCATCATATTCGCAATTATTGTCGTTTTCTTCACGTTCTTCTACACTGCCATTGTGATTAATCCGAAACAGATGGCTGATACCATGAAACAACAGGGTGGTTTTATTCCCGGGGTCAGACCTGGTAAACAAACCGTTGAGTTTATAGACAATATACTTTCCAGAATTACACTGCCGGGATCAATTTTCATAGCCATTGTGGCCATCCTGCCGGCAGTAGCGGCGAATTTCGGTGTGACACCCGGTTTTGCCATGTTTTACGGCGGAACAAGCCTGCTGATTATTGTCAGTGTTTCACTGGACACTTTGCAGCAAATAGAAAGTCATCTGATGATGCGCCACTATGACGGTTTCATGAAAACCGGACGAATACGAGGAAGAAGAAGGTAA